In a single window of the Candidatus Kaiserbacteria bacterium genome:
- a CDS encoding 50S ribosomal protein L23 — MGLFGKKDADATTQPETTVTPKVSTGPVVQRHIASVIIKPRITEKAAILGESNVYTFEIQNGANKFEVRDAIKALYNVTPVRINIVHQRPRHFMSRARGRDMMQHGLQKAYVYLKKGDRIELV; from the coding sequence ATGGGATTGTTTGGAAAGAAAGATGCAGACGCAACCACACAGCCAGAAACGACTGTAACACCAAAGGTGTCTACAGGACCTGTGGTACAGCGTCATATCGCATCAGTCATCATTAAGCCACGTATTACCGAAAAGGCTGCGATTCTCGGAGAATCAAATGTATATACATTTGAAATCCAGAACGGCGCCAATAAATTCGAAGTACGTGATGCGATCAAGGCTCTCTACAATGTCACTCCTGTTCGGATTAACATTGTGCATCAGAGGCCACGCCACTTCATGTCGCGCGCACGCGGTCGAGACATGATGCAACACGGATTACAAAAAGCGTACGTCTACCTCAAAAAAGGTGACCGTATCGAGCTCGTCTAA
- the rplD gene encoding 50S ribosomal protein L4 — protein sequence MSTTKLEANVYSQEGKEVSHIALPEKVFGVAWNADLVHEVVVSMQGNARSNTAHTKNRAEVRGGGRKPWKQKGTGRARHGSSRSPIWTGGGVAHGPRNERDFTRKINKNARAKALACVLSQKHAQGGLVFVDALTFAEPKTGEARKFLTALGTVAHMKDIGTKKANAALVVLTARDTQAELSFRNFGNVEVMNIKDVNPVELLTYKYVVVAKPEEALKALEARVATKTARKATATNS from the coding sequence ATGAGTACTACAAAACTAGAAGCGAATGTATATTCGCAAGAAGGAAAAGAGGTCTCACATATTGCACTCCCTGAAAAGGTGTTTGGTGTCGCATGGAATGCTGACCTCGTACACGAAGTCGTGGTCTCGATGCAAGGTAATGCCCGTTCAAATACTGCGCATACCAAAAACCGCGCTGAAGTGCGTGGAGGAGGTAGAAAGCCGTGGAAGCAAAAGGGTACTGGCCGCGCACGACATGGATCTTCACGTTCTCCAATCTGGACTGGTGGAGGTGTAGCACACGGACCACGCAACGAGCGTGACTTCACACGCAAAATCAACAAGAATGCACGCGCAAAGGCACTCGCCTGCGTACTTTCACAAAAGCATGCACAAGGGGGACTTGTCTTCGTTGATGCACTTACTTTTGCAGAGCCAAAGACTGGAGAGGCACGCAAGTTCCTCACGGCGCTTGGCACTGTTGCACACATGAAGGATATTGGAACAAAGAAGGCGAACGCAGCACTTGTGGTACTTACCGCACGTGATACGCAGGCTGAACTCAGTTTCCGTAACTTCGGGAACGTCGAGGTGATGAACATCAAAGACGTCAACCCAGTAGAATTACTCACCTATAAGTATGTTGTAGTCGCAAAACCTGAGGAAGCACTTAAGGCTCTTGAAGCCCGCGTTGCAACCAAGACGGCACGTAAGGCTACAGCCACAAACTCGTAA
- the rplC gene encoding 50S ribosomal protein L3 — protein sequence MKFILGTKEQMTQVFDAQGIAHPVTILRVTPAKVTQVKGKEKDGYEAIQIASGAQKAHRVNKAQTGHMGGAYQHVVEFRPRIGYAESVEGFAKDAMLDASIFKEGDVVVVSAISKGKGFQGVVKRHGFRGGAASHGTKDILRAPGSIGSTGPQRVFKGVRMAGRMGSDRITVKNLKVMAVNKEENIILIKGAIPGRRGTLVEVRSV from the coding sequence ATGAAATTTATTTTGGGAACCAAGGAGCAGATGACCCAGGTGTTTGATGCACAGGGAATCGCGCATCCGGTAACCATTCTCCGTGTGACACCTGCAAAGGTGACTCAGGTGAAAGGCAAGGAGAAGGATGGATATGAAGCCATACAGATTGCTTCGGGTGCTCAGAAGGCGCATCGCGTCAACAAAGCACAAACCGGGCATATGGGTGGCGCATACCAGCACGTGGTGGAGTTCCGTCCACGTATCGGCTATGCAGAATCTGTAGAAGGTTTTGCAAAGGATGCGATGCTTGATGCATCAATCTTCAAAGAAGGTGATGTTGTTGTCGTGTCAGCCATTTCAAAAGGAAAAGGGTTCCAAGGAGTGGTAAAGCGCCACGGTTTCCGTGGAGGAGCAGCAAGTCACGGTACGAAGGATATCCTTCGTGCACCGGGCTCAATCGGTTCAACAGGTCCACAGCGCGTCTTCAAGGGCGTTCGTATGGCGGGCCGTATGGGAAGTGACCGTATTACGGTAAAGAATTTAAAAGTTATGGCAGTCAATAAGGAAGAGAATATCATCCTTATCAAGGGTGCTATTCCAGGTCGACGAGGCACGTTAGTAGAAGTACGTAGTGTATAA
- the mazF gene encoding endoribonuclease MazF codes for MVKEKYVPDKGDVVWIDLSPTRGHEQANLRPVLVLSPIKYNERTNLMVACAITSRIKGYSYEVPLSEEKVDGVVLSDQMRNLDWKSRKVRFIQKVSTEVIEEVSENIKILLFR; via the coding sequence ATGGTAAAAGAGAAATATGTCCCCGACAAAGGTGATGTTGTGTGGATTGACTTGAGTCCCACGAGAGGACACGAACAGGCGAATCTTAGACCAGTGCTCGTTCTTTCTCCAATAAAATATAATGAAAGGACAAATCTTATGGTTGCTTGTGCCATAACTTCACGCATAAAGGGGTATTCGTATGAAGTTCCGCTCAGCGAAGAGAAAGTTGACGGTGTAGTGCTTTCCGACCAAATGCGCAATTTGGATTGGAAAAGTCGAAAAGTTCGTTTCATACAAAAAGTTTCTACGGAAGTTATTGAGGAAGTAAGTGAAAATATTAAAATTCTTCTTTTCCGATAA